A region of Acidiferrobacterales bacterium DNA encodes the following proteins:
- the rseP gene encoding RIP metalloprotease RseP, which yields MIEVVNSIVFFIVAIGVLITFHEYGHFWVARKMGVTVVRFSIGFGPAIWKHTPKDSSTEYRIAAIPLGGYVKMLDGNIDELDDESRPFAYDTQPLYKRSAIVAAGPLANFLLAALLYGAVFAIGTEGIRPIVGEVVSGSLAEVSGFMPGDELRKVDGRTNESWEQHHFHILNNIVSGSSIDYEVSNQGVERTVTVDFSKLGQVDLNSESLESLIGIYPKMPLVQAIVGEVVDGYPAQAAGMQPGDRITSINGEAVRSWADLVGFVSNSTQSSLLVGLQRDGEPVEVMLEPKTVEIDGRQVRQIGIKVNPELQISNSEHIVIVRHNPVEAIIRGFQTMWSTTALTVKMLFSLLKFEQSADAIGGPIAIADYAGKAAQAGINNFLTFLALLSISLGLLNLLPIPVLDGGHLMFHLYEAVFRSPPTERMLVWANQVGFALLIGLMGLAFYNDISRMF from the coding sequence ATGATCGAAGTAGTCAATAGCATCGTCTTCTTCATAGTCGCTATAGGCGTGCTGATTACATTCCATGAGTACGGACATTTCTGGGTTGCCCGGAAAATGGGCGTAACCGTTGTTCGGTTTTCTATCGGATTCGGTCCGGCTATCTGGAAACATACCCCTAAGGATTCTTCGACTGAGTATAGAATTGCAGCAATTCCACTCGGTGGTTACGTCAAGATGCTTGATGGCAATATTGACGAACTCGATGATGAATCGCGGCCTTTTGCATACGACACCCAGCCTCTGTACAAGCGGTCGGCAATTGTAGCCGCCGGTCCGCTCGCAAATTTCCTGCTTGCCGCGCTTCTCTACGGTGCGGTCTTTGCGATCGGGACCGAAGGCATCCGTCCGATTGTCGGTGAGGTGGTCTCGGGCAGCCTCGCAGAAGTATCCGGCTTCATGCCGGGTGATGAGTTGCGCAAGGTTGACGGGCGCACGAATGAGAGTTGGGAGCAGCATCATTTTCATATCCTGAACAATATCGTGAGCGGAAGCTCGATCGATTACGAGGTGTCAAATCAAGGCGTTGAGCGGACCGTAACGGTTGATTTCTCAAAACTTGGCCAGGTGGACCTGAATTCTGAATCACTTGAGTCTCTGATCGGAATCTACCCGAAGATGCCACTGGTTCAGGCGATTGTCGGCGAAGTCGTTGATGGCTATCCGGCTCAGGCTGCCGGCATGCAGCCAGGGGACAGGATTACAAGCATCAACGGTGAGGCGGTCCGCAGCTGGGCAGACTTGGTGGGTTTTGTCAGCAATTCCACGCAGTCATCCCTGCTGGTCGGCCTGCAACGGGATGGAGAACCTGTTGAGGTGATGCTGGAACCAAAGACAGTCGAGATAGATGGCAGACAGGTCAGACAGATCGGAATCAAAGTCAACCCTGAGCTTCAGATCTCGAATTCTGAGCATATTGTCATTGTCAGGCATAATCCGGTTGAAGCGATCATCAGAGGCTTTCAAACAATGTGGTCAACGACTGCATTGACCGTCAAGATGCTCTTCAGTCTATTAAAGTTTGAACAGTCTGCCGATGCAATAGGCGGACCCATCGCGATCGCGGATTATGCCGGTAAGGCGGCGCAGGCGGGAATCAATAACTTTCTGACCTTCCTTGCGCTGTTGAGCATAAGTCTGGGCCTGTTGAATCTCCTGCCGATTCCGGTATTGGATGGCGGGCATCTCATGTTTCACCTCTATGAGGCGGTATTCAGGTCGCCGCCGACCGAGCGAATGCTGGTGTGGGCGAACCAGGTTGGGTTTGCGTTGCTGATCGGACTGATGGGACTGGCTTTCTATAACGACATTTCCAGGATGTTCTGA
- the dxr gene encoding 1-deoxy-D-xylulose-5-phosphate reductoisomerase, protein MRTILILGATGSIGQQALDVVRLHPDRFRVCTLTARTASETLLQSCDEFRPDFVVVGDQDVAGLESQFKDRGIRAQVVPASELKHCQHLFDVDITVTGVSGAAGLHPTLQAVRAGKTVLVANKEPVVMLGPMLHQEVRRYGTTILPVDSEHNAIFQCTGSAAADRYEPFYPIPGLRRILLAGTGGPFRETDLDLLESITPEQAVSHPVWNMGAKISVDSATMMNKGLEIIEARWLFDATPNQIQVVVHPQGIVHSMVEYLDGSVIAQLGMPDMRIPIANALFWPEREASGAPFLDLMSVNSLTFEPPDLNRFPCLRIAGEVARMGGTSATVMNAANEVAVDAFLAGRIKFTEISTLVDRCVIELGDESVENIEKILELDKITREIAVRYI, encoded by the coding sequence ATGCGAACCATATTGATACTGGGTGCAACCGGAAGCATAGGGCAGCAGGCTTTGGATGTAGTCAGGCTGCATCCGGACCGGTTCAGGGTATGCACTTTGACCGCGCGCACTGCAAGCGAGACGCTGTTGCAGTCCTGCGACGAGTTCCGTCCCGACTTTGTGGTGGTTGGGGATCAGGATGTTGCAGGGCTTGAAAGCCAGTTCAAAGACCGGGGCATCCGGGCACAGGTGGTGCCGGCAAGTGAGCTCAAGCATTGCCAGCACCTGTTCGATGTTGACATCACCGTCACCGGTGTTTCCGGCGCCGCAGGACTTCATCCTACATTGCAAGCAGTCCGCGCCGGCAAGACGGTGCTCGTGGCCAACAAGGAACCGGTGGTGATGCTGGGACCGATGCTTCATCAGGAGGTGCGGCGATACGGTACGACCATTTTGCCGGTCGACAGCGAACACAATGCGATTTTTCAGTGCACCGGGAGCGCTGCGGCTGACCGCTACGAACCTTTCTATCCGATTCCGGGGTTGCGTCGGATTCTGCTTGCAGGAACCGGGGGGCCTTTTCGTGAGACCGATCTCGACCTGCTGGAGAGCATCACGCCGGAACAGGCTGTCTCACATCCGGTCTGGAACATGGGCGCAAAGATATCAGTTGATTCCGCAACCATGATGAACAAGGGCCTGGAAATCATTGAGGCCCGTTGGCTGTTCGATGCGACACCGAATCAAATCCAGGTTGTTGTCCACCCTCAGGGAATCGTACACTCCATGGTCGAATATCTGGATGGCTCCGTAATCGCTCAGCTGGGAATGCCGGATATGCGTATTCCGATCGCCAATGCGCTGTTTTGGCCAGAACGCGAGGCCAGCGGTGCACCTTTTCTGGATTTGATGAGCGTCAATTCGCTGACGTTCGAACCGCCGGACCTCAACCGATTTCCCTGTCTGAGGATTGCCGGGGAGGTCGCAAGAATGGGTGGAACGTCGGCGACGGTGATGAATGCGGCAAACGAGGTTGCGGTCGATGCGTTCTTGGCTGGCCGAATCAAATTTACGGAAATTTCCACCCTCGTCGACAGATGTGTTATTGAGCTGGGTGACGAAAGTGTAGAAAATATCGAAAAGATACTCGAACTTGATAAAATTACACGAGAAATTGCCGTTCGGTATATATAA
- a CDS encoding phosphatidate cytidylyltransferase: MLRKRLITAAILVAVFIAGLFLLPSEWFVLLLLAVGAMSAVEAARIFDFRTSMGQAIFVVIFLVISVALYQIRDHRLDFLIHVMAVTTWLVILWLLITYPRYQEHRYLYATLTVLSLSFAIFAISDLMITVDNGSLWTLGMFAVIWIADIAAFFTGRRFGTRKLAPRISPGKTIEGLKGSLFAILAFGLVSGTLVWEESYGRILLWVLVCLSVAAFSVIGDLFFSMNKRIVGVKDSGTLLPGHGGVLDRIDSTVSAAPVYALCVTALFV, encoded by the coding sequence ATGCTTAGAAAACGTCTGATTACTGCGGCGATTCTCGTTGCGGTTTTTATAGCGGGACTGTTCCTTCTGCCGTCCGAGTGGTTTGTACTGCTGTTACTTGCGGTCGGAGCGATGAGTGCGGTCGAAGCAGCCCGCATCTTCGATTTTCGGACTTCGATGGGACAGGCAATCTTTGTGGTAATCTTTCTCGTTATCAGCGTGGCACTGTATCAGATTCGTGATCATCGTCTGGATTTTCTCATTCACGTCATGGCGGTGACAACGTGGCTGGTGATCTTGTGGTTGCTGATAACCTATCCCCGATATCAGGAACATCGGTACCTTTACGCAACGCTGACGGTATTGTCACTGTCGTTTGCCATATTTGCCATTTCTGATCTGATGATCACGGTTGACAACGGTTCATTGTGGACTTTGGGCATGTTCGCGGTGATCTGGATTGCTGACATTGCGGCGTTTTTCACGGGCCGTCGGTTCGGTACACGAAAACTGGCTCCGCGAATCAGCCCGGGGAAGACGATCGAAGGGCTGAAAGGCTCTCTGTTCGCGATCCTCGCATTCGGTTTGGTCAGTGGAACTCTCGTGTGGGAGGAAAGTTACGGACGAATTCTGCTTTGGGTACTGGTTTGCCTGTCAGTAGCGGCCTTCTCAGTTATCGGTGACCTTTTCTTCAGTATGAACAAGAGAATAGTCGGAGTCAAAGACAGCGGCACGCTCCTGCCTGGACACGGTGGGGTCCTGGACAGAATCGACAGTACAGTATCCGCAGCACCGGTTTACGCACTTTGTGTCACAGCACTTTTTGTCTGA
- the uppS gene encoding polyprenyl diphosphate synthase, with amino-acid sequence MPTQANHEPIDSVPEANLPEHVAIIMDGNGRWANSRGTNRLEGHRQGVKNVRTIVELCGRFGIPYLTLFAFSSENWRRPGKEVQWLMQLLSTALSSEVRKLHDEGIRLKFIGDLSDLSTAIQRKTREAMELTESNRNLQLTIAVNYGGQWDLTQACRDIADRVKHNELAVEDISPDTIAGQLSTAAIPNPDLFIRTGGEKRISNFLLWQLAYTELYFTDTYWPDFGEQAFLHALKSYGSRVRRFGGIVQASAEPAKQHA; translated from the coding sequence ATGCCGACTCAAGCCAATCATGAGCCCATTGATTCCGTGCCGGAGGCAAATCTTCCGGAACATGTCGCAATTATCATGGACGGCAACGGACGATGGGCGAACAGTCGAGGCACAAACCGACTGGAAGGGCACCGCCAGGGTGTCAAGAATGTCCGTACCATTGTTGAATTGTGTGGCCGTTTCGGAATTCCCTATCTGACCCTGTTTGCATTCTCAAGTGAAAACTGGAGAAGGCCCGGAAAAGAAGTGCAGTGGTTGATGCAACTGCTGTCGACCGCACTGAGCTCAGAAGTCCGGAAATTGCACGACGAAGGCATTCGCCTGAAGTTCATCGGCGACCTCTCCGATCTTTCCACTGCGATACAGAGAAAAACTCGCGAGGCAATGGAACTGACCGAATCAAATCGGAACTTGCAGTTGACCATAGCGGTCAATTACGGCGGCCAGTGGGATCTGACTCAGGCATGTCGCGACATTGCGGACCGCGTAAAACACAACGAGCTGGCTGTTGAGGACATATCACCGGATACAATCGCCGGACAACTCAGCACCGCCGCGATCCCCAATCCGGATCTGTTCATCCGTACCGGTGGCGAGAAGCGGATCAGTAATTTTCTCCTGTGGCAGTTGGCGTATACAGAACTGTACTTTACCGATACCTATTGGCCGGACTTTGGTGAGCAGGCTTTCCTGCATGCCCTGAAGTCGTATGGATCACGGGTCCGTCGGTTTGGCGGGATAGTGCAGGCCTCCGCCGAGCCTGCCAAGCAACATGCTTAG
- the frr gene encoding ribosome recycling factor, whose translation MLDELVSDAETRMKKSLANLQNELSKLRTGRASTALLDHIRVEYYGTAAPLNQVSTITASDARTLSITPWEKSMIPVIEKAIIESDLGLNPMSASEIIRVPIPPLTEERRREITKVARAEGEACKVAIRNIRRNCNSDLKEWQKLKEITEDDERLGQDRVQKLTDRYIDDISEIVSEKESEIMTV comes from the coding sequence ATGCTGGATGAATTGGTTTCAGATGCCGAGACAAGAATGAAAAAGTCTTTGGCAAATCTTCAGAACGAACTTTCGAAATTGCGCACAGGGCGAGCCAGTACAGCTTTGTTGGATCATATCCGGGTAGAGTATTACGGTACGGCCGCACCTCTGAATCAGGTATCGACAATCACTGCGAGCGATGCTCGCACCCTCAGTATCACACCGTGGGAGAAGTCCATGATTCCCGTGATCGAAAAGGCGATCATCGAATCCGATCTCGGGCTCAATCCCATGAGTGCGAGTGAGATCATTCGTGTGCCGATCCCTCCATTAACCGAAGAGCGGCGGAGAGAGATCACCAAAGTTGCCCGCGCCGAAGGTGAAGCCTGCAAGGTCGCCATACGAAATATTCGCAGAAACTGCAACAGTGATCTCAAGGAGTGGCAGAAACTGAAGGAGATCACCGAGGACGATGAAAGGCTGGGTCAGGATAGAGTGCAGAAACTGACCGATCGCTATATCGACGATATCAGCGAGATCGTCAGTGAGAAAGAATCAGAGATAATGACGGTATAG
- the pyrH gene encoding UMP kinase has product MSDDSASGSHRTILFKLSGELLGDEHGSGIDPQSINRVADEIAQVVNAGVRTGMVIGGGNFFRGGRSAGFSLPAVQAHQMGMLFTIANAIALEQALLGIGVPTVVQSAIAIPSIVDQFDGRSFVRHLDEGSAVIFAGGTGSTHFSTDTAASLRAIQIGADILLKATQVDGIYSSDPKQENDAKKYDRITYDEVLMRNLAVMDAAAIVMCREHNLPIQVFDATVSGGIARAGLGGNDGTVVARE; this is encoded by the coding sequence TTGAGTGACGACTCTGCGTCAGGTTCTCATAGAACGATTCTGTTCAAGTTGAGTGGGGAATTGCTTGGCGACGAGCACGGCTCTGGAATTGATCCTCAGTCAATCAATCGGGTGGCCGATGAGATAGCGCAGGTTGTCAATGCCGGTGTCCGGACAGGCATGGTCATTGGCGGCGGTAACTTTTTCCGTGGCGGCAGAAGCGCCGGATTTTCACTGCCCGCGGTCCAGGCACACCAGATGGGCATGCTTTTCACGATTGCCAACGCCATCGCGCTGGAACAGGCTCTGCTGGGTATAGGTGTCCCAACGGTTGTACAATCAGCCATTGCAATACCTTCGATTGTTGATCAGTTCGACGGTCGCTCGTTCGTGAGACATCTGGATGAGGGCAGTGCGGTGATTTTCGCAGGCGGAACAGGAAGCACACACTTTTCGACTGATACCGCTGCCAGTCTCCGAGCGATACAGATTGGCGCTGATATCCTGCTGAAGGCAACTCAGGTTGACGGAATCTACAGTTCCGATCCCAAGCAGGAAAACGACGCCAAGAAATATGATAGGATCACCTATGATGAAGTCCTGATGAGAAACCTCGCGGTGATGGATGCTGCCGCTATAGTCATGTGTCGGGAACATAATCTGCCGATCCAGGTGTTTGATGCCACTGTCAGCGGGGGAATAGCAAGGGCAGGACTCGGGGGAAATGACGGAACTGTAGTTGCACGGGAGTAG
- the tsf gene encoding translation elongation factor Ts gives MKLDITAVMVKQLRDRTGAGMMDCKKVLVECDGDQDKAVEILRKKGAEMAASRSGRTASEGLIVCAMSESRDCGSLVEINCETDFVSRGDVFRGFAGPLAGIALGIGDNCEDVNVLNTLPFDESGKTVEEMRLDVLSKIRENITISRVVTFRASDNAIIGSYVHRERLGIMVEIAGDAGSDVADDIAVHIAVKKPLWLDVADIPSATIEKEREIYLEQARGSGKPDHILERIVEGKISKFSKENTLVNQPYYEDEDKTVESLLKESDGVAKRFCLINLGQG, from the coding sequence GTGAAATTGGATATTACCGCGGTCATGGTGAAGCAACTGCGGGACCGTACCGGTGCCGGAATGATGGATTGCAAGAAAGTGCTGGTCGAGTGTGACGGTGATCAGGACAAGGCTGTCGAAATACTGCGGAAGAAGGGTGCTGAAATGGCCGCCTCGCGCTCCGGACGTACAGCTTCGGAAGGTCTGATAGTATGTGCGATGTCCGAATCCAGGGATTGCGGCTCACTCGTTGAGATCAACTGTGAGACCGACTTCGTCTCGCGAGGGGACGTGTTTCGCGGTTTCGCCGGACCTCTAGCCGGCATCGCTCTCGGGATCGGGGACAATTGCGAGGATGTCAATGTTCTCAATACCCTCCCATTTGATGAGTCCGGCAAGACTGTGGAAGAGATGCGTCTTGATGTGCTTTCAAAGATTCGCGAGAACATCACGATCAGCCGTGTCGTCACATTCAGGGCATCTGACAATGCGATCATTGGCAGCTACGTGCATCGGGAACGGCTCGGAATCATGGTTGAAATTGCCGGTGATGCCGGCAGCGACGTTGCCGACGACATCGCCGTTCACATCGCGGTGAAAAAACCACTGTGGCTTGATGTCGCGGACATTCCGTCTGCAACGATCGAAAAGGAACGGGAAATCTATCTGGAGCAGGCGCGCGGTTCTGGCAAGCCCGATCACATTCTCGAGCGGATAGTCGAAGGCAAGATCAGCAAGTTCTCGAAGGAAAACACGCTGGTCAATCAGCCATACTATGAAGACGAGGACAAGACCGTGGAGTCTTTGCTGAAAGAGTCCGACGGGGTCGCAAAGCGTTTTTGTCTGATCAATCTAGGGCAGGGGTAA
- the map gene encoding type I methionyl aminopeptidase — MSSPTIKTPDEIEKMRVAGQLAASVLDMIEPHVQAGKTTEELDSICHHFIVEELRAVPAPLNYRGFPKSICTSVNNVVCHGIPGPRKLKNGDIINIDVTVIKDGFHGDTSRMYPVGNPSIRADRLCRITHESMMKGIETIRQGCTLGDLGHAVQKHAESHGFSVVREYCGHGIGKGFHEEPHVLHYGKPGLGMPLQAGMTITVEPMLNSGHRDTRLLADKWTVVTSDGTLSAQWEHTILVTETGFEILTISPQTGQP; from the coding sequence ATGTCGTCACCCACCATAAAGACGCCGGACGAGATTGAGAAGATGCGAGTCGCCGGGCAGCTTGCCGCATCAGTGCTGGATATGATTGAACCCCATGTCCAGGCCGGCAAGACTACCGAGGAACTGGACTCGATCTGCCATCACTTTATCGTAGAAGAGCTTCGGGCGGTTCCAGCTCCACTGAACTACCGTGGATTCCCGAAATCGATCTGCACTTCAGTCAACAATGTCGTATGTCACGGCATCCCCGGACCCAGAAAACTGAAAAACGGAGACATCATCAACATCGATGTTACAGTGATCAAAGATGGGTTCCACGGTGATACCAGTCGAATGTACCCGGTCGGAAATCCCTCCATCCGCGCAGACCGCCTATGCCGGATCACCCACGAAAGCATGATGAAGGGAATTGAAACCATCCGGCAGGGGTGCACGCTGGGCGATCTCGGACACGCGGTACAAAAGCACGCGGAATCCCATGGTTTCTCAGTCGTGCGCGAGTATTGCGGTCACGGAATTGGCAAGGGTTTTCATGAGGAGCCTCACGTCCTGCACTACGGAAAACCCGGTTTGGGCATGCCATTGCAGGCGGGTATGACCATCACCGTTGAACCGATGCTGAATTCCGGTCATCGGGATACAAGATTGCTGGCGGATAAGTGGACTGTGGTCACCAGCGACGGCACTCTATCCGCCCAGTGGGAGCATACCATTCTTGTAACTGAAACCGGTTTCGAGATTCTGACCATCTCACCGCAGACCGGACAGCCATAA
- the glnD gene encoding [protein-PII] uridylyltransferase — translation MNIGIAPEDSTSLVETYRAQLRADDARLRKLHEKKYSAQRIVSTRTQSVDTTLRNAWNEFFSGHEAGDHVSLIAVGGYGREELNPCSDIDIMLLLDQKNNGHYDRIIKPFTRFLWDIGFEVGHSVRTIGDCIKQSRADLTVMTTLLEARYCAGSQALFRQFESRIQDANIWPARKFFEAKVKEQKLRHHKYSDTAYNLEPNIKDGPGGLRDIHTVSWVTMRHFGSRGLHELVLQEFLQEDEFQTLIRGRNYLWKLRNELHLTLGRREDRLLFDNQLKLADKFGFLDDDSNKAVEKLMKPYFRTVKVLRHINQMLLQHFDESILTRKRHKVVSLNGKFQTVDGYLDFVDAKSIDKKPEMLLDACVNFQSNCDIRGIRAAALRLMRSKKYLVNRQLRNSTAVKSQLLSVFSNPQRLPQTLDLMHDTGLLGRLIPDFNRIVGQLQYDLFHVYTVDAHLLNVVWHIHELGQPAAARSVPLAAAAMKRIIKPERLFIAGLFHDIAKGQGGDHSELGEVQSYRFCKRIGMDEYDSHFVAWLVRQHLAMSFTSQREDLNDPDVISRFAAKVGNQEHLDHLFVLTIADMRGTGPKVWNDWKGKMLDHLYLATSRTLLTNVLPHDEVKPQIEEIKADCIALLGKDQTLRNRAVRLWSNLEDDYFLSYDAGTIEWHVRHAAKTSLIDLPLVVFRPHPSIDVIQIFVLAANSDEQFTIITGALDYCSLNVLEARTHPLRSGLTAFSFVVMVRNHVTDGHNANLEHFERTVAQAIVNRQIQHLPSAVKPDRVARHIVFPTRIEFTHSPGSDYTVMEIFAQDRPGLLYFVVRTLLLHKVKLLSAKITTSGARAEDVFFIVDRDGDPIFDQAIKDELKKQIIQQLG, via the coding sequence ATGAATATCGGCATTGCGCCAGAAGATTCGACGTCTTTGGTTGAGACTTATCGCGCACAATTGCGCGCGGACGACGCCCGGCTCAGGAAACTTCATGAGAAGAAATATTCTGCCCAACGCATTGTCAGCACGCGAACACAGTCGGTTGACACGACACTTCGAAACGCCTGGAATGAGTTTTTTTCCGGTCATGAAGCCGGGGATCACGTCAGTCTGATCGCAGTCGGCGGTTACGGTCGAGAGGAACTCAACCCCTGTTCTGATATTGACATCATGCTGCTGCTTGACCAAAAGAACAATGGTCATTACGACAGGATCATCAAACCCTTTACCCGATTTCTGTGGGATATCGGATTTGAGGTCGGACATAGTGTCAGGACCATTGGTGATTGCATCAAGCAGTCACGGGCCGACCTGACAGTCATGACAACCCTGCTTGAGGCAAGATATTGTGCCGGCTCCCAAGCATTGTTCCGCCAGTTTGAAAGCAGGATACAGGACGCAAACATCTGGCCGGCGAGAAAGTTTTTCGAGGCGAAAGTCAAAGAACAGAAACTCAGACACCACAAGTATTCGGACACCGCCTACAATCTTGAACCCAATATCAAGGACGGACCGGGCGGACTGCGGGATATCCACACAGTTTCGTGGGTGACGATGCGCCACTTCGGCAGCCGCGGGCTGCATGAACTGGTTTTGCAGGAGTTTCTGCAGGAGGACGAATTCCAGACACTGATACGCGGCCGAAACTATCTGTGGAAGCTCCGCAATGAACTCCACCTGACACTGGGTCGGCGAGAAGACCGGCTGTTATTCGACAACCAGCTGAAACTCGCGGATAAATTCGGTTTCCTGGACGATGACAGCAACAAGGCCGTCGAGAAACTGATGAAACCCTATTTCCGCACGGTCAAGGTATTGCGGCACATCAACCAGATGTTATTGCAGCATTTCGATGAGTCGATACTCACGCGCAAGCGTCACAAGGTCGTGTCGCTGAACGGCAAGTTCCAGACGGTCGATGGCTATCTCGATTTTGTGGATGCAAAGTCGATCGACAAGAAACCTGAAATGCTGCTTGATGCATGCGTGAATTTTCAGTCCAACTGTGATATTCGAGGCATCAGGGCTGCGGCACTGAGACTGATGCGTTCAAAAAAGTATCTTGTGAACAGACAGCTTCGCAATTCCACTGCGGTAAAGTCCCAATTGCTTTCGGTCTTCAGCAACCCACAGCGGCTTCCGCAAACTTTGGACCTGATGCACGATACGGGTCTGTTGGGCAGACTGATTCCCGATTTCAACCGAATTGTCGGGCAGTTGCAGTATGACCTGTTTCATGTCTATACGGTGGATGCTCATCTGTTGAATGTGGTATGGCATATCCATGAGCTTGGACAGCCGGCAGCAGCTCGATCTGTGCCGCTGGCTGCCGCGGCAATGAAACGAATCATCAAGCCCGAGCGACTATTCATCGCGGGACTGTTTCACGACATCGCAAAGGGCCAGGGTGGCGACCACTCAGAACTGGGCGAAGTGCAAAGCTATCGATTCTGCAAGAGGATCGGAATGGATGAGTACGACTCTCACTTCGTCGCCTGGCTGGTGCGACAGCACCTTGCGATGAGCTTTACAAGCCAAAGGGAGGATCTGAATGATCCGGATGTGATATCCCGCTTTGCGGCGAAGGTAGGCAACCAGGAGCACCTGGATCATCTCTTTGTACTGACGATCGCCGACATGCGCGGGACTGGACCGAAAGTCTGGAACGACTGGAAAGGCAAAATGCTTGATCATCTGTATCTTGCAACCTCCCGGACACTATTGACAAATGTACTTCCGCACGACGAGGTCAAGCCTCAGATCGAGGAAATCAAAGCGGACTGCATTGCACTATTGGGAAAAGACCAGACACTGCGAAACAGGGCCGTGCGACTGTGGTCCAATCTGGAGGATGACTACTTTTTGAGCTACGATGCCGGCACCATTGAATGGCATGTGAGACATGCCGCAAAGACAAGCCTGATTGACCTGCCGCTGGTTGTCTTTCGCCCCCACCCTTCGATTGATGTCATACAGATATTCGTTCTTGCCGCCAATTCAGACGAGCAGTTCACGATCATCACCGGTGCGTTGGACTATTGTTCTTTGAATGTGCTGGAAGCGCGAACGCATCCATTGCGTTCAGGTCTGACCGCCTTTTCGTTTGTCGTAATGGTTCGCAATCATGTGACCGACGGTCACAACGCGAATCTGGAACATTTTGAGCGGACCGTTGCGCAGGCAATCGTCAATCGACAAATCCAGCATCTGCCGAGTGCCGTCAAGCCCGACCGGGTTGCCCGTCATATCGTCTTTCCGACCCGGATAGAATTTACGCACTCCCCTGGCAGCGATTACACTGTGATGGAAATATTCGCCCAAGATCGACCCGGTCTGCTTTATTTTGTAGTGAGGACGCTCCTGCTTCACAAGGTAAAGCTGCTTTCTGCGAAAATCACCACATCGGGAGCCAGGGCAGAAGATGTCTTTTTCATTGTTGATCGCGACGGTGATCCGATTTTCGATCAAGCCATCAAGGACGAGCTGAAAAAACAGATCATTCAGCAACTCGGCTGA
- the dapD gene encoding 2,3,4,5-tetrahydropyridine-2,6-dicarboxylate N-succinyltransferase, with amino-acid sequence MPNLESIINQAFDRRATLDPDSCPDDIRQAVDEAIAAIDAGELRVAEKLDGKWHVNEWAKKAVLLSFRVYDNQVVHDGNATYFDKVERKFFRHSEQQFIDGGYRVVPPATVRYGSYIGRNVVLMPSYVNIGAFVDDGTMVDTWATVGSCAQIGKNVHLSGGVGIGGVLEPLQASPTIIEDNCFIGARSEIVEGVIVGEGSVISMGVYIGQSTRIYDRRTGEVTYGQVPPGSVVVSGNLPSESGEYSLYCAVIVKQVDAKTRSKTGLNELLRVD; translated from the coding sequence ATGCCTAATCTGGAATCCATAATCAATCAAGCATTCGACAGGCGTGCAACACTTGATCCGGACTCCTGTCCGGATGACATTCGACAAGCGGTCGACGAAGCCATAGCAGCGATTGATGCAGGTGAACTGCGCGTCGCCGAGAAGCTCGACGGCAAGTGGCACGTCAATGAATGGGCAAAGAAGGCTGTTCTGCTTTCTTTCAGGGTGTATGACAATCAGGTTGTGCACGATGGAAACGCCACCTACTTTGACAAGGTTGAGAGAAAATTTTTCCGTCACAGCGAGCAGCAATTCATCGATGGCGGCTATCGAGTCGTGCCTCCGGCAACTGTGCGATACGGCTCATACATCGGCCGCAACGTGGTGCTGATGCCGAGCTATGTCAACATCGGTGCATTTGTAGACGACGGAACCATGGTGGACACCTGGGCTACTGTGGGCTCATGCGCCCAGATCGGAAAGAACGTACATCTATCGGGCGGTGTCGGGATCGGTGGCGTACTGGAACCCTTGCAGGCATCTCCGACAATTATCGAGGACAACTGTTTCATCGGTGCCAGAAGTGAGATCGTCGAAGGCGTGATCGTTGGCGAAGGATCAGTCATATCGATGGGTGTCTATATCGGTCAGAGCACAAGAATCTACGATCGTCGGACTGGAGAAGTCACTTACGGTCAAGTTCCTCCCGGTTCTGTCGTGGTCTCAGGAAACTTGCCCTCCGAGAGCGGGGAATACAGCCTGTATTGCGCAGTCATCGTGAAACAGGTTGATGCCAAGACAAGAAGCAAGACCGGATTGAACGAATTGCTCAGGGTAGACTGA